Proteins from one Brevibacillus humidisoli genomic window:
- a CDS encoding ABC transporter ATP-binding protein: MKGLEARELTLSYDDTVIIDKLDLQIPKQKITVFIGSNGCGKSTLLRSLARLLKPAEGCVLIDGEQITKLSTREVAKRLAILPQGPTAPEGLTVLQLVKQGRYPYQSWLQQWSKRDEEAVMKALEATQMTPFADRPVDSLSGGQRQRAWIAMTLAQETETILLDEPTTYLDMTHQIEILDLLYELNQTEQRTIVMVLHDLNLACRYADHIVAVHNRSVYAQGAPEQIFTEEMVRDVFQLECQIATDPLYGTPMCIPYSKGRNVRIRSLTGVGV; this comes from the coding sequence ATGAAGGGATTGGAAGCAAGAGAGTTGACGTTGTCGTATGACGACACCGTGATCATTGACAAGTTAGATTTACAGATCCCCAAACAAAAGATTACCGTATTCATCGGAAGCAACGGCTGCGGCAAATCAACTCTGCTCCGTTCACTTGCTCGTCTGCTGAAACCGGCAGAGGGATGCGTGCTGATCGATGGGGAACAGATTACCAAGCTGTCTACCCGGGAAGTGGCGAAGCGCCTGGCGATTCTTCCCCAAGGCCCGACAGCTCCAGAAGGATTGACCGTTCTCCAGTTGGTCAAGCAGGGGAGATACCCTTACCAGAGCTGGCTGCAGCAGTGGTCGAAGCGAGATGAAGAGGCTGTGATGAAGGCGCTGGAAGCGACGCAGATGACTCCATTTGCCGATCGGCCGGTCGACTCGCTCTCCGGAGGACAACGGCAGCGGGCGTGGATTGCGATGACGCTGGCTCAGGAGACGGAAACCATATTACTCGATGAGCCGACCACCTATCTCGACATGACCCATCAGATCGAGATTCTCGATCTGTTGTATGAGCTGAATCAAACCGAGCAGCGAACGATCGTCATGGTGCTGCATGATCTGAATCTGGCCTGCCGTTACGCCGACCATATCGTCGCTGTTCATAATCGGTCGGTCTACGCCCAGGGAGCGCCAGAACAGATCTTCACGGAAGAGATGGTCCGCGATGTGTTTCAACTGGAATGTCAAATCGCCACCGACCCCCTATATGGGACGCCGATGTGCATCCCTTACAGCAAAGGAAGAAATGTTCGTATCCGATCCTTGACGGGAGTAGGTGTGTGA
- a CDS encoding nitroreductase family protein, protein MELWEALKGRRSIGKVKLDVPPRECIEKILEAATWAPSHHQTQPWKFFVLQGRARQRLGEEMARIAMGKIADQETEDVRAKIEKLKSKPLRAPVVIAVAVTPSEQEKVVEIEEIEAVACAVQNMMLAAHELGLGTIWRTGSITYEPDLKPFFGLGERDRLLGFVYVGYPDLPQRESVGRPFTEKTVWYDE, encoded by the coding sequence ATGGAGTTGTGGGAAGCGCTCAAGGGGCGGCGCTCGATCGGCAAAGTAAAGCTAGACGTCCCTCCTCGTGAATGCATTGAGAAGATATTGGAAGCGGCTACCTGGGCGCCCAGTCACCATCAAACACAGCCTTGGAAGTTTTTTGTCCTGCAGGGAAGGGCGCGCCAACGCTTGGGAGAAGAGATGGCTCGGATTGCGATGGGCAAGATAGCGGATCAAGAGACGGAAGACGTCCGGGCCAAGATCGAAAAACTGAAGTCCAAACCACTGCGGGCACCTGTGGTGATCGCCGTCGCCGTCACTCCGTCCGAGCAGGAGAAAGTGGTCGAAATCGAAGAGATTGAGGCTGTCGCATGTGCCGTGCAAAATATGATGCTGGCGGCTCACGAACTGGGGCTGGGTACGATCTGGCGAACGGGCAGCATCACCTATGAACCAGATTTGAAACCATTTTTCGGCTTGGGCGAACGCGATCGACTGCTCGGTTTCGTCTACGTCGGATATCCTGATCTGCCGCAGCGGGAGTCAGTGGGAAGGCCCTTTACGGAGAAAACAGTTTGGTATGATGAATGA
- the ggt gene encoding gamma-glutamyltransferase, protein MKKGECSLNRWFHLISALLLVFASITPVFAAVPGVSEEMPSAAKGIVAVSHPLAAEVGKTILAEGGNAVDAAAGIQLALNVVEPMMSGIGGGGFMMIYLKEKNEIKVIDSREMAPQKATPDLFLDENGKPIPWFQRHTSGNAVGVPGTLKGVEYALEQYGTMPLSQVIDPAITYARDGFKVNWSMEQYIAENIEKLQQYGTAAEVFIPDGKPLQEGDLLVQPDLAKTFSLIKEKGSDALYNGEIGEALVAEVQKRGGVMTTDDLQQYQVKEREPVRGMYRGYEVVSMSPPSSGGLTVLQILKLMEGYNVEKMGVNSPEYLHRLIEAMHLAYADRAMYMADEDFYPVPKTGLIDDEYIKQRQELIHPRIANANVQAGDPWKYEPDGENKKKRASVQEENPIGQTTHFSVIDQWGNMVSYTTTIEQVFGTGIMVPGYGFMLNNEMTDFDAEPGGVNQVEPGKRPRSSMSPTMALKDGQPFMAVGSPGGPTIITSVAQTIINVIDHKLPIQKAIETPRIYSSSYPNVRWEAGIEQDVILDLMSRGHVFEEQPQDIGNVQAVLFDYETGKMYGGADNTREGTVLGVDAVSFVQPEPDAPALWNPSELQLKVNGARYPFAEGQLVLQDGTVWAAAAQLELALGIESNRFAKLETTVNGDVFLPVRKVAETLGYKVGWDQADQAVLLEKEQSPVSENEVQKAYQEDVYKITN, encoded by the coding sequence ATGAAAAAGGGGGAATGTTCATTGAATCGATGGTTTCATCTGATCAGTGCTTTGTTGTTGGTGTTTGCTTCCATCACGCCTGTGTTTGCTGCTGTGCCCGGCGTATCTGAAGAGATGCCGAGTGCAGCAAAAGGAATTGTCGCCGTCTCACATCCATTGGCGGCAGAGGTTGGCAAAACGATTCTCGCGGAAGGCGGGAATGCGGTCGACGCGGCTGCCGGGATTCAATTGGCCCTCAACGTGGTTGAGCCGATGATGTCAGGAATCGGCGGTGGCGGGTTCATGATGATCTATCTCAAAGAGAAAAACGAGATCAAAGTGATCGACAGTCGCGAGATGGCGCCGCAAAAGGCCACGCCCGATCTATTCCTCGACGAAAACGGCAAACCGATTCCCTGGTTCCAACGTCATACCAGTGGAAATGCGGTAGGTGTTCCCGGCACCTTGAAAGGCGTAGAATACGCTCTGGAACAGTACGGTACGATGCCGTTATCCCAGGTGATTGATCCAGCGATTACATATGCCAGAGACGGGTTCAAGGTAAACTGGTCGATGGAGCAGTACATCGCCGAAAATATCGAGAAACTGCAGCAGTACGGAACGGCTGCTGAAGTCTTCATTCCAGACGGCAAACCGCTTCAAGAAGGGGATCTGCTGGTTCAGCCCGATCTGGCGAAGACTTTCTCGCTGATCAAGGAAAAAGGGTCCGATGCACTGTACAATGGAGAGATTGGAGAAGCGTTGGTCGCGGAAGTGCAAAAACGGGGCGGCGTGATGACCACGGATGATCTGCAGCAGTACCAGGTCAAAGAACGCGAACCGGTTCGCGGCATGTATCGCGGCTATGAAGTGGTTTCCATGTCTCCGCCAAGCTCCGGCGGCTTGACCGTCCTGCAAATCTTGAAACTGATGGAAGGCTACAATGTTGAAAAGATGGGTGTCAATTCACCTGAGTACCTGCACCGTCTGATCGAAGCGATGCACCTCGCTTACGCTGATCGGGCGATGTACATGGCGGATGAAGATTTCTATCCGGTACCGAAAACAGGGCTGATTGACGACGAATACATCAAGCAAAGGCAAGAGCTGATCCACCCCCGCATCGCCAATGCCAACGTACAAGCGGGCGACCCATGGAAGTATGAACCTGACGGCGAGAACAAGAAAAAACGGGCGTCTGTACAAGAGGAAAATCCGATTGGACAGACGACGCACTTTTCGGTGATCGACCAATGGGGCAACATGGTTTCCTACACCACGACGATCGAGCAAGTGTTTGGTACCGGGATCATGGTTCCAGGCTACGGCTTTATGTTGAACAACGAAATGACCGATTTTGATGCTGAGCCAGGCGGGGTCAATCAGGTAGAGCCTGGAAAGCGGCCGCGAAGCAGCATGTCGCCAACCATGGCGCTCAAAGACGGCCAGCCGTTTATGGCGGTCGGCTCGCCGGGAGGACCGACGATTATCACATCCGTTGCGCAGACGATCATCAATGTGATTGATCATAAACTGCCGATCCAGAAAGCGATCGAAACGCCGCGCATCTATTCCAGCAGCTATCCAAATGTACGCTGGGAAGCAGGGATTGAGCAAGACGTGATTCTCGATCTGATGTCCAGAGGTCACGTGTTTGAAGAACAGCCGCAAGACATCGGAAACGTGCAGGCCGTGCTGTTCGACTACGAAACGGGCAAGATGTACGGTGGCGCGGACAATACCAGGGAAGGAACGGTACTTGGCGTAGACGCCGTCTCTTTTGTCCAACCAGAACCGGACGCGCCCGCACTATGGAATCCGAGCGAGCTTCAACTGAAAGTGAACGGAGCACGTTATCCGTTTGCGGAAGGACAATTGGTTCTCCAGGATGGTACCGTCTGGGCCGCTGCTGCTCAGTTGGAACTAGCATTAGGGATCGAATCCAACCGTTTTGCGAAGCTGGAGACGACAGTAAATGGAGATGTGTTCCTGCCGGTGAGAAAAGTAGCTGAGACGCTCGGCTACAAGGTGGGCTGGGACCAAGCGGACCAGGCCGTGCTGCTGGAAAAAGAACAAAGCCCTGTCTCTGAAAACGAAGTACAAAAAGCTTATCAAGAAGATGTGTATAAAATCACCAACTAG
- a CDS encoding methyl-accepting chemotaxis protein — MKGKDEVAQLASEFNRTIGTLKQLVQGVTGASERVNGFTRELAVGIDQTNLAAQTITRSIEEVTNGVEVQVRSAEETSRAIEEMSVGIQRIAETSSSVSSASLDAAKEAEQGGVWIDKAVQQMNKINNATDRVAGAIHRLGDRSEAIGLILETISELAAQINLLALNAAIEAARAGEHGRGFAVVADEVRKLAEQSDDSTRQIAKLITEIRDDMGHAVGVMTEGEQDVKAGIDLIEELRQGFANILSSVQYVASQIEEVSAAAEQMSAGSEEVTASVQEMTRIAVNSADSTREVAAAAQQQLASMQQISVSIQSLGSVVEELEQAVRRFKM; from the coding sequence GTGAAAGGAAAGGATGAAGTGGCCCAACTGGCTTCCGAGTTTAACCGCACGATCGGGACGTTGAAACAACTGGTGCAAGGCGTCACCGGTGCCTCTGAACGCGTGAACGGGTTTACCCGAGAGCTGGCGGTCGGCATTGACCAGACGAACCTGGCCGCGCAAACCATTACCCGTTCGATTGAAGAGGTGACCAATGGCGTGGAGGTACAGGTACGAAGCGCCGAAGAGACGTCCAGGGCGATTGAGGAAATGTCGGTCGGCATTCAGCGGATCGCCGAGACATCCTCGTCCGTCTCCAGTGCATCGCTGGATGCGGCCAAAGAAGCGGAACAAGGCGGTGTCTGGATCGATAAAGCGGTACAGCAGATGAACAAGATCAATAACGCCACGGACCGCGTAGCTGGGGCGATTCATCGTCTGGGCGATCGTTCCGAGGCGATCGGGCTGATCCTGGAGACCATCTCCGAACTGGCCGCCCAGATTAACCTGCTTGCGCTGAACGCGGCGATTGAAGCGGCTCGGGCCGGAGAGCACGGCAGAGGGTTTGCGGTCGTGGCGGATGAAGTGCGCAAGCTGGCGGAACAGTCCGATGATTCGACTCGTCAAATCGCCAAGTTGATTACGGAGATCCGCGATGATATGGGTCATGCGGTAGGAGTCATGACCGAAGGGGAGCAGGATGTGAAGGCGGGAATTGACCTGATCGAAGAACTGCGTCAAGGTTTTGCCAATATCCTGTCATCCGTCCAGTATGTAGCCAGCCAAATCGAAGAGGTGTCGGCAGCGGCGGAACAGATGTCGGCAGGCTCTGAAGAAGTGACTGCCTCGGTGCAAGAGATGACGCGGATTGCCGTCAATTCGGCTGACAGTACCCGGGAAGTGGCGGCCGCAGCCCAGCAGCAATTGGCTTCCATGCAGCAGATCTCGGTCTCGATCCAATCCTTGGGCAGTGTCGTCGAAGAATTGGAGCAGGCTGTCCGTCGATTTAAGATGTAG